A DNA window from Sporosarcina sp. ANT_H38 contains the following coding sequences:
- a CDS encoding GNAT family N-acetyltransferase, with the protein MFSYKVDDQIAIELLQQKDKEELYNLIDDNREHLRKWMQWVDKRTSSEDFETIIPMWITNYANNNGFDAGIRYNGKLVGMIGLHFVDWKNKSTSIAYFLSEEGQGKGVITRSVSSLMKYLFEEMNMHRIEIQCAGNNLKSISVPTRLGFVQEGIKRDGQWLYDHYEDLITFSMLKSDWERK; encoded by the coding sequence ATGTTTTCATATAAAGTGGATGATCAAATAGCAATTGAGTTATTACAGCAAAAAGACAAAGAGGAATTGTATAATTTAATTGATGATAATAGGGAACATCTGCGCAAATGGATGCAGTGGGTAGATAAAAGAACATCGTCAGAAGACTTTGAAACCATCATTCCAATGTGGATAACCAATTATGCGAATAATAATGGATTTGATGCAGGCATTAGATATAACGGAAAATTGGTAGGGATGATAGGGCTGCATTTTGTAGATTGGAAAAACAAGTCGACCAGTATAGCTTATTTCTTGTCCGAAGAAGGCCAAGGTAAAGGAGTTATTACGAGGAGTGTCAGTTCATTGATGAAATATCTTTTTGAAGAAATGAATATGCATAGAATTGAAATCCAGTGTGCAGGTAATAATTTGAAAAGCATTTCTGTCCCAACCCGATTAGGCTTTGTTCAAGAAGGGATTAAACGTGATGGGCAATGGCTATATGACCATTACGAAGACTTAATTACTTTTAGTATGCTGAAGAGTGACTGGGAGAGAAAATAA
- a CDS encoding AAA family ATPase, with the protein MFFLQMSGFPGSGKSTLARLLSKKTGAIIIDHDIVKSSLLKSLESNKVAADTVGKISYDIEWAIIDFHLSQGLNVIFDSPCFYTEMVEKGVGLSKKHNVRYKYVECYLNDIKEIQTRLKERTRMISQVSQVNCEIAFQEQVDASKKPINLECLVVDSGKPIDSYIDKVVLYINNHTC; encoded by the coding sequence ATGTTCTTTCTTCAAATGTCAGGTTTTCCTGGTTCAGGGAAGTCAACTCTTGCCAGATTGCTTTCAAAAAAAACGGGTGCAATTATCATAGATCACGATATTGTAAAATCATCCTTATTAAAGTCTTTGGAATCTAACAAGGTAGCGGCTGATACAGTTGGTAAAATTTCGTACGATATTGAATGGGCAATAATAGATTTTCATTTATCTCAAGGACTAAATGTAATATTTGATAGTCCCTGCTTTTATACGGAGATGGTTGAAAAGGGTGTAGGGTTGTCTAAGAAGCATAATGTCAGGTATAAATATGTGGAATGTTATCTAAATGATATTAAAGAGATTCAAACTAGACTAAAGGAACGTACACGGATGATTAGTCAAGTAAGTCAGGTTAATTGCGAAATTGCATTCCAAGAACAAGTGGATGCTAGTAAAAAGCCTATTAACCTGGAATGTTTAGTAGTTGATTCTGGTAAGCCAATAGACAGTTACATAGACAAGGTTGTTTTATATATTAATAATCACACGTGTTAA
- a CDS encoding GNAT family N-acetyltransferase, with product MVVMLEKAIESDAYSIFDIQVNAFTPLLEVYKDYDTNPANETIEKMRARINNPSGGFYKIIVDTILVGAINVLCKENTQFWISPLFILPEYQGQGIAQKAITQIERTFPQAASWELATVAEEKRNCYLYEKMGFAKTGEIKRINDIMTLVYYKKLV from the coding sequence ATGGTAGTTATGTTAGAAAAAGCAATTGAATCTGATGCGTACTCTATTTTTGATATTCAAGTAAATGCATTTACACCTTTACTTGAAGTTTATAAGGATTACGATACTAATCCGGCGAATGAAACGATTGAAAAAATGAGAGCAAGGATAAACAATCCTTCGGGCGGATTTTATAAAATAATAGTCGATACTATCCTTGTTGGTGCTATTAATGTCTTATGTAAAGAGAATACTCAATTTTGGATCAGTCCACTATTTATTCTACCGGAATACCAGGGACAAGGAATAGCCCAAAAAGCAATAACACAAATAGAGAGAACTTTTCCTCAAGCAGCTAGTTGGGAACTAGCTACTGTAGCGGAAGAAAAACGTAATTGTTATTTATATGAAAAGATGGGCTTCGCAAAAACAGGTGAAATTAAGAGAATAAATGACATTATGACACTAGTTTATTATAAAAAGCTTGTATGA